A stretch of Oncorhynchus mykiss isolate Arlee chromosome 12, USDA_OmykA_1.1, whole genome shotgun sequence DNA encodes these proteins:
- the LOC110538357 gene encoding casein kinase I isoform X1: MDLRVGNKYRLGRKIGSGSFGDIYLGANIATGEEVAIKLECVKTKHPQLHIESKFYKMMQGGVGIPSIKWCGAEGDYNVMVMELLGPSLEDLFNFCSRKFSLKTVLLLADQMISRIEYIHSKNFIHRDVKPDNFLMGLGKKGNLVYIIDFGLAKKYRDARTHQHIPYRENKNLTGTARYASINTHLGIEQSRRDDLESLGYVLMYFNLGSLPWQGLKAATKRQKYERISEKKMSTPIEVLCKGYPSEFSTYLNFCRSLRFDDKPDYSYLRQLFRNLFHRQGFSYDYVFDWNMLKFGASRTAEDGERRGADERDERIVGGPRGSAARGLPPGPNPPAVNRVRNGPEQAISNSASRVQQSGNTSPRAISRAERERKVSMRLHRGAPANVSSSDLTARLDQSRISTSQVSMPFEHLGK, encoded by the exons ATGGATCTGAGAGTGGGGAACAAGTACCGACTGGGACGGAAAATAGGGAGTGGGTCCTTTGGAGACATTTACCTTG GTGCCAACATTGCCACGGGCGAGGAGGTGGCCATTAAGTTGGAATGTGTGAAGACCAAACACCCACAGCTGCACATCGAGAGCAAGTTCTACAAGATGatgcagggaggag TGGGGATTCCCTCGATAAAGTGGTGCGGGGCAGAGGGAGACTACAACGTCATGGTGATGGAGCTCCTGGGCCCCAGTCTGGAAGACCTCTTCAACTTCTGTTCCCGCAAGTTCAGCCTCAAAACGGTGCTACTGTTGGCAGACCAGATG aTCAGTCGCATCGAGTACATCCACTCCAAGAACTTCATCCATCGCGACGTCAAGCCCGACAACTTCCTCATGGGGCTTGGGAAGAAGGGCAACCTAGTGTACATCATCGACTTTGGCCTGGCCAAGAAGTACAGAGACGCCCGCACACACCAGCACATCCCCTACAGGGAGAACAAGAACCTGACGGGCACTGCACGCTACGCGTCCATCAACACCCACCTGGGCATCG AGCAGTCTCGGCGTGACGACCTGGAGTCTCTGGGATATGTCCTCATGTACTTCAACCTGGGCTCTCTGCCCTGGCAAGGCCTCAAAGCCGCCACAAAGAGGCAGAAGTACGAACGCATCAGCGAGAAAAAGATGTCCACCCCCATCGAAGTGCTCTGCAAAGGATACCCCT CCGAGTTCTCCACCTACCTGAATTTTTGCCGCTCGCTGCGCTTTGACGACAAGCCAGACTACTCATACCTTCGTCAGCTCTTCAGGAATCTGTTCCACAGACAAGGCTTCTCCTATGACTACGTATTCGACTGGAACATGCTCAAATTT ggtgcCAGTAGGACAGCAGAAGACGGTGAGAGGAGGGGAGCTGACGAAAGGGACGAGCGTATTGTAGGAGGCCCTCGGGGATCTGCTGCACGGGGTCTCCCGCCAGGGCCAAACCCACCAGCCGTCAACAGAGTTAGGAATGGACCAGAGCAGGCCATCTCTAACTCCGCCTCGCGGGTGCAGCAGTCTG GGAACACGTCGCCGCGGGCTATCTCTCGCGCTGAGCGTGAGCGGAAGGTGAGCATGCGGCTCCACCGAGGAGCCCCCGCAAATGTGTCATCCTCTGACCTTACAGCCCGTCTTGACCAATCCCGAATTTCCACATCGCAG gtCAGCATGCCATTTGAGCACCTGGGGAAGTGA
- the LOC110538357 gene encoding casein kinase I isoform X2: MDLRVGNKYRLGRKIGSGSFGDIYLGANIATGEEVAIKLECVKTKHPQLHIESKFYKMMQGGVGIPSIKWCGAEGDYNVMVMELLGPSLEDLFNFCSRKFSLKTVLLLADQMISRIEYIHSKNFIHRDVKPDNFLMGLGKKGNLVYIIDFGLAKKYRDARTHQHIPYRENKNLTGTARYASINTHLGIEQSRRDDLESLGYVLMYFNLGSLPWQGLKAATKRQKYERISEKKMSTPIEVLCKGYPSEFSTYLNFCRSLRFDDKPDYSYLRQLFRNLFHRQGFSYDYVFDWNMLKFGASRTAEDGERRGADERDERIVGGPRGSAARGLPPGPNPPAVNRVRNGPEQAISNSASRVQQSGNTSPRAISRAERERKVSMPFEHLGK, translated from the exons ATGGATCTGAGAGTGGGGAACAAGTACCGACTGGGACGGAAAATAGGGAGTGGGTCCTTTGGAGACATTTACCTTG GTGCCAACATTGCCACGGGCGAGGAGGTGGCCATTAAGTTGGAATGTGTGAAGACCAAACACCCACAGCTGCACATCGAGAGCAAGTTCTACAAGATGatgcagggaggag TGGGGATTCCCTCGATAAAGTGGTGCGGGGCAGAGGGAGACTACAACGTCATGGTGATGGAGCTCCTGGGCCCCAGTCTGGAAGACCTCTTCAACTTCTGTTCCCGCAAGTTCAGCCTCAAAACGGTGCTACTGTTGGCAGACCAGATG aTCAGTCGCATCGAGTACATCCACTCCAAGAACTTCATCCATCGCGACGTCAAGCCCGACAACTTCCTCATGGGGCTTGGGAAGAAGGGCAACCTAGTGTACATCATCGACTTTGGCCTGGCCAAGAAGTACAGAGACGCCCGCACACACCAGCACATCCCCTACAGGGAGAACAAGAACCTGACGGGCACTGCACGCTACGCGTCCATCAACACCCACCTGGGCATCG AGCAGTCTCGGCGTGACGACCTGGAGTCTCTGGGATATGTCCTCATGTACTTCAACCTGGGCTCTCTGCCCTGGCAAGGCCTCAAAGCCGCCACAAAGAGGCAGAAGTACGAACGCATCAGCGAGAAAAAGATGTCCACCCCCATCGAAGTGCTCTGCAAAGGATACCCCT CCGAGTTCTCCACCTACCTGAATTTTTGCCGCTCGCTGCGCTTTGACGACAAGCCAGACTACTCATACCTTCGTCAGCTCTTCAGGAATCTGTTCCACAGACAAGGCTTCTCCTATGACTACGTATTCGACTGGAACATGCTCAAATTT ggtgcCAGTAGGACAGCAGAAGACGGTGAGAGGAGGGGAGCTGACGAAAGGGACGAGCGTATTGTAGGAGGCCCTCGGGGATCTGCTGCACGGGGTCTCCCGCCAGGGCCAAACCCACCAGCCGTCAACAGAGTTAGGAATGGACCAGAGCAGGCCATCTCTAACTCCGCCTCGCGGGTGCAGCAGTCTG GGAACACGTCGCCGCGGGCTATCTCTCGCGCTGAGCGTGAGCGGAAG gtCAGCATGCCATTTGAGCACCTGGGGAAGTGA